The following proteins are encoded in a genomic region of Magnolia sinica isolate HGM2019 chromosome 1, MsV1, whole genome shotgun sequence:
- the LOC131255538 gene encoding probable auxin efflux carrier component 1c isoform X1 produces the protein MQVCSREEDTIAEKVESNEKIEGQKPKENPSSVSSKTMRQILNMVWYKLVSNSNSYASLLGLSWALVSCRSLKSWKILSQSCRMQVMGWPCSVSDCSWPCSQES, from the exons ATGCAAGTATGCAGCAGAGAAGAAGATACTATTGCAGAAAAGGTAGAAAGCAATGAGAAAATAGAAGGCCAGAAGCCAAAGGAGAATCCATCTTCGGTTTCGTCAAAGACGATGAGGCAAATTCTGAATATGGTCTGGTATAAGCTTGTCAGTAACTCGAATTCATATGCAAGCTTGTTGGGTTTGAGCTGGGCTCTTGTATCTTGCAG aagcctcaaatcatggAAAATTCTGTCACAATCTTGTCGAATGCAGGTCATGGGATGGCCATGTTcagtctcg GACTGTTCATGGCCTTGCAGCCAAGAATCATAG
- the LOC131255538 gene encoding probable auxin efflux carrier component 1c isoform X2 — MQVCSREEDTIAEKVESNEKIEGQKPKENPSSVSSKTMRQILNMVWYKLVSNSNSYASLLGLSWALVSCSLKSWKILSQSCRMQVMGWPCSVSDCSWPCSQES, encoded by the exons ATGCAAGTATGCAGCAGAGAAGAAGATACTATTGCAGAAAAGGTAGAAAGCAATGAGAAAATAGAAGGCCAGAAGCCAAAGGAGAATCCATCTTCGGTTTCGTCAAAGACGATGAGGCAAATTCTGAATATGGTCTGGTATAAGCTTGTCAGTAACTCGAATTCATATGCAAGCTTGTTGGGTTTGAGCTGGGCTCTTGTATCTTGCAG cctcaaatcatggAAAATTCTGTCACAATCTTGTCGAATGCAGGTCATGGGATGGCCATGTTcagtctcg GACTGTTCATGGCCTTGCAGCCAAGAATCATAG